DNA from Chiloscyllium plagiosum isolate BGI_BamShark_2017 chromosome 44, ASM401019v2, whole genome shotgun sequence:
GCAAACTTTGCAAATAAACAGGAATCCAAATTATCTTGACAGTTACAACGGTATTACAAtgatgtaaattttaaaacagacattaCAATGCAGAACAATGTGCACTTATGTGCAATGTGCAATTGTCTCACTTTTCGGATACATGAATATTTATGCATCCTGTTTCCCTCTGTGCATGTGTCAATTTGACTGTGCATGCtttggtgtgtgtgtcagtgcgtgcgtgtgtgtctcaCAGACCACCATCTACATGTCACGTGCCAGCAGATGGTTGAGCATGGGATTGGAATGGGAGCATTCACGTATGATTTTGTTCATTATCGTTACCATGCTTTCCGTTCAGACTTAATTCCGTCAGCAGCTCCGGGAAACTATTGGGTGGAAATTTGATTCGTAGTTATCTTGATTTTCTCGTGGTGTGTGTTTCACCCCTGACATCTGAAATGGACCAGGCCAGAGACCACAATACATTTAAAGAAAGTAGccaagaccctaactttgctcattgttttaaacaggtgtagagtggatattccaggagtgatccAGTTGTCCCAActccttagttttaaacaaaatagaatgtatttgcaagattaccacatgaaacacacaaaaaaagagaacagaatatggaATAACTTACACTGCACGAAAACCAAACAGATTGTCCTAATTAAATTATtatgttccaaattcctgcaacaattccCAGAACTaacccttggcaaaaaagataaaatcagaCACAAAGTctaagaagagagagagagagagagagagagatcgcagAGAGATTCCCGATGTAGCACCTTCTGCCATGCAGTTGTTTCTTTGACGAGCAGCCTGAAAACTGTCGGtttgctctgaacagccagacccaaaaagcaaaacaaaccaGACGACAGAAAAGCTGAGGCTGATCACGACACTTGAGTTgcgcaagtgtttttttttaagacttgaaCGCTTTTCGCTGAGACAATATCTGTGAACTATAACCACAGATGGACCTAAAACCCATTTAAAACAATTAAACGTACCGGAAGCTGTGTCTTTATGACCGTACTGGGGAAAGCAAATACAAACAAAGACAACACAACATTTTTAAAGGGGCAGCACTGTGACATATATAACACACGAGCTCTAAGTTTCAAACATTGATACTTCAACgtcatctatctatctatctatctatctatctatctatctatctatctatctatctatctatctatctatctatctatctatctatctatctatctatctgtctatcgaTCTATCGATCTATCTATCTTTCTATCTACTAAACGAGTACTCAACCCAATACTTGACGTTCCGTCTTTCTGTACACTTATTTATCTCGCTGGATGTCTTCATATTCCTCGTTCAATGCAATTGTCAGTCTGTCCCTCTGCTTTCCTCTCTGTCGATGTTTATATATTCGTGTCACACACTGTTCCGCAAAATGATGTTGAATATTGCCCTGTACAATACTGAGGATTCTTGACTCACACAACTCGACATTTGGATCAGTATATGAAGACATTTTTTCATTAAATTGAACCCGGGGAAAGCAGTTCTGAATTAAAACTATTTACCAGAATTCTCAGCCGACAGCTGTGAGATTGTTAATCTTCCAAGCCTGGAGGTATGTCCACAAAGGAGATGAAACATCTTCTGTCAAATGTGGCCCTGTCTCTGAAGCCAGTGGTGCGGTGGCTTAGAACATACACGGGAGAGGAGATACAGAATAGAAATCAGCTTACTTCTTTACCATCAAATTCTTCATACGGTTCAGAAATTGACACTCAAATTGATTGTTAAAACTATACTAACATATGAAGGGAGTATACGAGAAGGTCGCTCAGCCCTTAAGATGATCCTCCACCGTTGCAGAACATCAGTGCATATTCTCCATGAAATCGAACAGCGAACACGTCTATCTTGTAAAGACAGTTTTTGTACAGGATTAAGTCTGTTACTCATTACTGTGTAGTCTCTGAACGCGCAGTAGTAGACGGCAGCGTCAGACATCTGTAGCCCAGTGATAGTCAAACTTGTGTATTTTTCAGAGATCTGAAACTCAACAGAGAAGCGATCTTCTGTAAAATCTGCTTTATCCTGATTTCCATAAGTACTTCTCGACACAACAAACTCGAGATCCCTGTCTGCATGTTCTCGGTACCAGTTCAATACATATCCAGTCTGTGGAGTGTCATAGGTACAGCTTAGAGTCACTGTTCCTTCTTCTGGCCGAAGATCCGAAGAAATTGACTGAGTGACAAAATCTGCTTGGCTCAGGTCTGAAAAGGAAAGCAGATTTTAATTATAAAATGTCAGGCTGGTGTCAATTCAAAAGAGCATGTGGTGAAGTAATTCGAAATGTATTTTCTCCATATTTGCCTGTTAGAACTGCAAACCAAACAAtccagaagctgagtggccccaTTATCTTTGTAATCAGGCGGCTGGATGTTTTATGAGACCCATTCTGAAACCACGCCCTCAGATCATAGCTGTCGTACTTCTGAGTGTTCGCAACTCACTACATTTCATGCGTGGTGAGGTTATAAGCATGTGAGCATGCAAGCTGATTCTAAGTGAATTGACACCCTGATCTGGGTTACAACAGTCTTCTTAAAATAGcgtggttttttaaaaatatttttcttccttcctgcttttgctttcTAACTAATGACTTTGACTTACCCATAGGGAAATGGAGGAACGGTGAGAGAGCTGTGCTGGAAGGAGGCCAGTGATAGGAATCAGTCCTGGGGTGGATGCCAGGGATGGGAATCAGTCCTGTGGTGGCAGCCAGTGAATGGAAGCCTTCCTGAAATAGACGAAGTGATGGGAATTAGTCCCAGAGTTGAGGTCTGCAATCGGAAGTAGTGCCAGGTGGAGGTCAGGGAGGGGAAGCAGTGCTGGAGCAGAGGCTGGCGAGGGGAAGCAGTTCCTGGGAGAAAAGCCAGCGAGGGGAAGCAGTGCTGGTGTGGAGGCCAGTGTGGAGAAGCTGTCCAGGGTGGAAGTTAGCTAGGGGAATCGACTCCCAGAGAAAACTTACCTTAAAGTAGCTGAGAGCCCGTGTGGAGCAAAACAAAGTCTTGGTGTGGAGCAGGGATGGTTATTGGACTGGCGTCTGGTGGACGTGGGCAGTCCACATGTGGAAGCGCAAGCGCTCACATACTGCAATGTAGTGCCTCTATGTAATCTGTTTATATGGCTATAAAAACGAATCTTTAACTGTGTCTTACTTCTGGAAATATCTTTCTGTTTTAATCATCTTTTTGTGTCTAAGATTTGCACCGAGTTACTTGTACCTATCATGGCGCCACAGCAGGCAACAttataaaacttttcattgtactcctgtacatCGGTATGTGAGTAAACGTGACAATAGAGGATATACCTTTCTATATTCTGTGAGCGTGTGTtatgtatttgtgtgtttgtgttcacGTGTGTGATTGATTGTAAATATGACCACATACATATTCCAGGGTAAGTGTTATTGTGCATGACTCTGTATGtctgacagaacatagaacaatacagcacagaacaggcccttcggcccacgatgttgtgccaaacattcgtcctagcttaagcacccatccatgcacctatccaattgccgcttaaaggtcaccaatgcttctgactctgccactcccacaggcagcgcattccatgcccccaccactctctgggtaaagaacctacccctgacatcttccctgtaccttccacccttcatctaAAATTTATGTCCccctgtaacactctgttgcacccggggcaAAAgactctgactgtctactctatctattcccctgatcatcacATAAACTTCTATTTAGTCACCCCctatccttcaccgttccaatgagaaaaggcctagcactctcaacctatcctcgtatgatctattctccattccaggcaagatcctggtaaacctcctctgcaccctccccaaagcttccacatctttcctaaagtgaggcgaccagaactgcacacagtactccaaatgtggccttaccaagNNNNNNNNNNNNNNNNNNNNNNNNNNNNNNNNNNNNNNNNNNNNNNNNNNNNNNNNNNNNNNNNNNNNNNNNNNNNNNNNNNNNNNNNNNNNNNNNNNNNNNNNNNNNNNNNNNNNNNNNNNNNNNNNNNNNNNNNNNNNNNNNNNNNNNNNNNNNNNNNNNNNNNNNNNNNNNNNNNNNNNNNNNNNNNNNNNNNNNNNNNNNNNNNNNNNNNNNNNNNNNNNNNNNNNNNNNNNNNNNNNNNNNNNNNNNNNNNNNNNNNNNNNNNNNNNNNNNNNNNNNNNNNNNNNNNNNNNNNNNNNNNgaaccttatcaaatgccttactaaaatccatgtatactacatccactgctctaccctcatccacatgcttggtcacctcctcaaagaattcaatcagacttgtaaggcaaggactacccctcacaaatccgtgctggctgtccctaatcaagcagtgtctttccagacactcataaatcctacccctcagtaccctttccattactttgcctcccaccgaagtaagactatttggcctgtaattcccggggttaaccctattcccttttttgaacaggggcacaacattcgccactctccagtccccggtaccacccccgttgacaatgaagacgaaaagatcattgccaacggctctgcaatttcctctattgcttcccacataatcctaggatatatcccgtcaggcccaggggacttgtctatcctcaacgttttcaaaatgcccaacacatcttcctccCTAATAactatctcctctagcttaccagtccgtttcatactctcctcttcaacaatacggtccctctcatttgtaaatactgaagaaaagtactcattcaagacctttcctatctcttccgactcaatacacagtctcccactcctgtccttgatcgtacctaccctcgttctcgtcattctcatgtttctcacatacgcataaaaggccttggggttatccttgatcctccCGGCCAAAGATTTTTcttgccctctcttagctctcctgatccctttcttcagctccctcctggctctcctgtatccctccaacgcccTGTCTCAACCTTGTTTCCTCAGCCTTATCTaagcctccttctccctctttacaagacattcaacctcccttgtcaaccaaggttccctcacacgaccatttctttcctgcctgacaggtacatatatATCAAGGATACGTCGTTTCTgatccttgaaaaagttccacatttcaatgacatcattccctgacagcctatgctcccaacttgtgctcctcagatcctgtcttgcagcatcgtatttacccttcccccaattgtaaaacctaccctgttgcacgcacctatctctctccataaccaaggtgaaagtcacagaattgtggtcaccatcaccaaaatgctcacccactaacaagcccatcacttgtcctggttcgttaccgagtaccaaatccaatatggcctcccctctggttggacaatctgcatattgagttagaaaagcttcctggacacactgcacaaacaccaccctatccaatctacttgatccaaagagcttccaatcaatagtTGGGAAGTTTAAATCGCCCATgtctactaccctgtggcttctgcacctttccaaaatctgtttcccaatctgtttctctacatctctgctgctattaggGGGGGtatatagtaaacacccaacaaggtgtctgctcctttcctatttctgacttcagcccatactacctccaaacgCAGATCCCCCTCGACCTGACTTTCTGCAGGCATTagaccatttctaattagcaacgccaaaccccctccttttttaccaccctcccgaatcttaatgaaacatctgtaaccaggaacctccaacaaccattcctgtccctcttctatccacgtttccgttatggccacaacatcgtagtcccaagtcccaatccacgccttaagttcacccaccttatttctgatgctccttgcattgaagtatacacacttgagcctATCGCTGTGttcgcaagtattccctgtcagtgctaccttttCCACAacttccctacattcttggacatcctgaaaaacagctaaccacttgctggactacaagtccggatcccatcaccctgccaaattagtttaaacaaccacccccccccccccccccccaaagaatgctagcaaacctacctcccaggatattggtgcccttctggttcaggtgcaacccatcctgcctgtacagatcccaccttccccagaatgcagtccaattgtccaaatacctgaagttctccctccaacaccatccttgcagccacatgttcaactgcactctctcgcttttctttgcctcactgtcacgtggcaccggcaacaactcagagatgacgactctgtccgtcatagcttttagcttccagcctaactccctgagctcctgaatgacctccccaccccgcttcctacctatgtcgttgatgccaatgtgtaccacgacttctggctgcacactcTCCCCCTTAAGGATACTGAAGAAACGGTCCGAgatgtctcggaccctggcacccaggaggcaacaaaccaaccgagagtctcgcccatgctcCTTTtcttgcagcagagagcggcgggagctgggcggaagtgaagtcggagcgcaaagccggttgggaaggtaagtgattggtatttgagtggagaaggaacccgagacgcTACACGTGTAGTTTAGTATAGTGTAGTGTCTCActacactacacgtgtagtgtctcccaccctccctcctcctctaacctaaaaaaatggttagctactcagtgttctttttttggagactaagtgtagagttatggcagtgcaggcagtggaatgcagttcctcctgcaggatgtttgaggtaggggtgaccattgatgctcctgctgacttcatctgcaggaagtgcagccagctccagctcctcacagaccgtgttagggaactggagctggagttggatgaactgagaattattcgagaggctgagagggtgatagattgAAGCTGCAGGGACATAGtaacgccagagaacagaggtagctgggtaacagtcagaggtgggaaggggaggaagcaggcagtgcatgaatcccctgtggtcgttcccctcaacaataagtgtaccgctttggatactgttggggggggacggcctagcaggggtaagctgcagtgaccgggtctctggcacgaggtccggctctcgggctcagaagggaaagggggagaggaggagagcgctagttataggagactctatagttagagggacagactgGCGGTCTGCATGAACGTTTATTTGTGTATATCTGATTCACCGGTCTTTGCAAGTGTGTTTCCATGTTTTGCATGTTCTACTTGGCGATTTTTTCTGTCCGTCTTAGTGTATGATTTGATACCTTCTGAAACGAATAGAAAGGTTAATGTAGAGCACTTTTGATTTTGGAGATAAATTGTCTGGAGGGATAACAATGAACAAATTATCGAAGAAAATCTCAGAGTCTATCTTTGTCTTGCTCTCCTTTGTGTTCAGTGTGATATAATGTGACTCTGTATGCCCACTCCTATGCAAGAAGGATATTAAACTCATCAGCGATTCCATCAGAGTGAGGGCCAACATTCAACCTGACAGCAGCAAAAACCTCCCGAAATGGAAAGTGTGCATTCTTTCTGCTATCCCTTTCAATTTTATGTTCGTAATTTCATTGTCGatattttaatgtttgttttgtcctctgtttctctttgatcACCACCCCTTCTTTCTGAGAATCTCTTTCCACATCTGCCATATGATATTCCAGGAGACAGACTTTCTAAAGAGTGTACATGTGCTCAGATTGTATTTTTGTATCAGAAGAAGCTTGCATAGATCTCGCATGATAACGAAGCTCATGTTAAAACTGGTGAAATTTAGATTCTCCTCAATGCTGTCCTCTTATTGCTGTAAATCCTCTATAATTTCTTAATGTACTCATGACAATTAACAGCCTAGGCATTCAGCTCCACCACTGGACTCTAAACTATGGGACCAGTCCCAGTAGAACATCACAAGTGGCAGTACAATGGTTGACCGTTTAgaactgctgcctcccagcgccaggttagctggattggccatgcttgaTTGCACCAGCTGGGCGGATTACTGATCACAAATGACTACAGGTTTACAGGAATGGGAGAGACAGGACGGACCTCGATGGAGTCATTCTCAGTTAGAATGGCTTCTGCCGCCACCAGTGCCAGTGGAGATACAGTGATCCGTTCATTAGACAAGAATATGGAATCAGCTCCCATGGGATTATAATGCAAAGACCCAACTCCCTGGGCACACATTGTATTTCCCAATATTGGGAGGGGCCATTCATTCTAATGCCATTCCTGATGTATATTCACGTTCCTGCTTTTTCTCAAACTCTTCAAGCAGTTTTCTGTTGCTTCCTCTCTGCTGTGTTTGTTTATCTATCGattgcaaaatattcagcacTTACTTCAAGTAAATCACCTGTCAGAGTCTCAGGTTCTTGAGAATAATTGAGTGCAAATGAATTGTTTCGAACTCCCATGTGAATTAATGACCTGAATCTTTATCGATGAGAATCTCGAGTCCCTACTTCCGCAAATCTACAAGTCTGGCTTGTTGCAACATACCCCTAGAGCAGATTAATCTAGAACGCAGCGTTCCCTGACTCAAGGATAGTGTCATATCACTGCACAGTCACAGTCTGAAGAAAATCAGTCGCAACTTACCCGAGATGATTACAGTCAGGATAAAGAGGATAATGAATGTTAATTGCACTTCCATCTTCATGTCGTATtcacagaaccacaacagtggaATTTATTATGACACTTTGACTTATATTGCTAATCAGGCCAGAGCAGGAATTGCGCCTTTTAAATTTCTGGTCATACTAATCAAACAATCAAAGATCCTTTGGATCTTTGTTAAACCGAGAGAACAATAGTGGAGTCAATAATGAGAGAAATCACATGCAAAATGCAATTGAAAACAACAATTGATAAATTGAAATATAACACATTATCTGGAGCTTTCTTGTTTTTTGTTTGATTATGGTGTCTCAAATAAAAATTATGCTAAGTTAAGTGATACAGAGAGAACTCAACAGGAGAGAAGAGGGTGAAGCCAAAGATAGATACATGCTAATAGACTGGGATAAAGACCGCAGTATGTGATCAACACAGGAGGTCCAATCTGAGACAGTTGGCAGTCATACCAAGAAAGATTGGGAGAGGGGAATTCGTGCAATATACAGTACAAGACTTTTACTGTGTCACCCATTCTGAAATCCCACACCCAGCAAATGATTTAGTATCTCTGAATGTTCGCACCACATTGCTTTCTCTTTGAAGTGAAGATATGAAGCTCAGAAATTCATAGCTCTCTGACATCTCACTGTCTACAACTTACATGACAACAGATTGTTGAGGTTGGAGACTAGCAAGAGTGCATTTACACGTGATTCTGTTCTTTCTCTGTCTCGTGCTCAAAGTGTGTCATTTATTTTCTCAGCAATTACAGGAAGCGCTCCAGTGGCAGTTTGATCCGAAGTTAACTTGGTTTCCTCAGTGTGAGTTTGAGCTAGTGACAGAATATTGCAGCTGCCCTGGATTCTACTCGAATTGCAATAGGTAGAGACATATCTATTGTCTGAAGGCATCGTTTTTGTAGAGCTCAGACTGTTTCTCATCACTGTGAGTTCCAGAAAGCACAGTAATACACGGCAGCGTCAGTCATGTCCAGCCTAGCTATTTTCAGACTGGTGAATTTCTTCGAGGTCTGAAAATCTACAGAAAAGCGATCTGCAGCAAATTCTGCTTTGTACACTCTACCACCACTACCTTTGCTCAGTACATATTCGGGCTGTGTGCCTGGATGCTATCGATACCAGAATAGCACATAGCTACTCAATGTAGTGTCATAGGTACAGGTAATCTTCACCGCTTCTTCTTCTGTCCGAAGTTCTGAGGCAAGTTACTGAGTGACAGAATCTGCATGACTCCGATCTGAAAAGGAGAACAAATATCAATGGCAACATGACTGCCAGGCATCACGTAAATATGTAATTTATCATAGGAATGTGATAAGATTTTACATCACATTTACCTGTTAGGATGGGTCCCCACAATACACAGATACCGAGTAGCAACATTATCTCTATCTTCTGTGTAACACGGCAGTCAGATATTTAAAAACACGCCTTCCAAAACCCCACCTTCTGTGTGATGCCGTCGCCTCTGAGTGTTCATGATGCCTGCTCTCTGTTCGGGTAAGGCTGACTCTCAGTGCATTAACACATTCCGAGCTGAGTTGCAGTCATTGTTCATAAAATAGAGCAAAGGGAATCCGGACATACTGGCTTCCATCCATGATAATCAATACCACAGAATCTCATTCCCCTTACTCACAAGAATATGTTCGTTTATTGTAATGTTTTCCAAGCGGCGCCAGTTGATGCTATTAACCAGTTAATTGCCTCAAATTACCTTCGCTACCCCAAGGTCTCCGCACACATGTCAGTGTTGTGGCACCACAACTGCCCACAATCAAAGTGTAATCCCTCAAATTCCACAACCGGCATCACTGGACTCAATCTCCACCTCATACAGCAATTCCTCTTTTATCATTTTCACTGGACTATCCCTTTATTCTGGACCTATTCTGTTACTTCTTTGAACTCGGGCTCAGGATTATTACACTCCTTCTTTTGGATCCTCTCAGCATTCGTCACTGAGCTCATTTGCACTTTAGATCAGACCACTATTTATCTATCTCACTAAAGACAGAGGCCTCACAGAAAAGGGCACTTTGTACGTCTGTACACGATTattgtcgtgtgtgtgtgtgtgtgtgtgtgtgtgtgtgtgtgtgtgtgtgtgtgtgtgtgtgtgtgtgtgtgtgtgtgtgtgtgtgtNNNNNNNNNNNNNNNNNNNNNNNNNNNNNNNNNNNNNNNNNNNNNNNNNNNNNNGTGTGTGTTCGTATCTGAATTTGCTTATGCATGCTCAGAGTCAGTTTGTAAATCAGGGAACGTTCGTGCACACTGGGTTGATTTTTCGATGCAATCATTATACCAGAGAAAGATATATGTTCTCCTGTGTCAGTTCTACTTCAGGCTTTCGTCCCTATTTTTAGGAAATGTTCCTTAATTATCGATTTGTGTATTACAGTTAGCAGGCCAGAGATGCATTTCCGCCACTGGATGATAAACTCTGGAGTGCAACTCACTAATTTAATACAAATTTAGATGAACTTATTCGAAGGATGGGTGTCAGCTGAGAAATGACAGTCAAAATAGGTTTGACATTGAGTCAGGAGGCTTGCATTTAAGTCACACTTTTTCTCGAGATGTGTAATAAATCCTTGGCagcataatgtggaaaagtgtgttTTTGCACcaatgggagagactaggaccaaagTGAGCAATCTTAGAATACATTGTCGCAAATTTAAAAGAGTTACTCGGGGAAACTTTCTAACTCAGAGTGAAATGAATGTGGAATTACTTTACCACAGAATCTGAGTTACTATGTACTTTCAAAGCTGAGATAAGCACATTTATTAGTAGTAACACAATTACGTATTATGCAGACTAGATAAGAATTATAAATGCTGATTATCAGATCATCAATCATTGCATCGATTGATAGTACTGTCTCAATTAGTTAAGTAGCTTATTTCTGCTTCTATAACTCATGTTCTTAAATTAAAAGAATTAAATAATTATTCAACTCAGCAACTTATAGAGTAGGCCTGTGGACATGAACCTTTCAGCAGTGATGTGTTAAAAGTAGTTATATATTAGGAAATAGTTCATCTTGTCATAAGATATAAACGCAGGATTAGcccgtttggcccattgagtctgctccacgattcaatcatgactgatctgctcgtCATCTCCATTTTCATGCCTTCTCGTCATAACTCTTCAaaacattaccaattaaaaatctatctaactcctccttaaatttactcaccattccaacatccacagcactTTGTGGTAAcaagttccacaggttcacaactctttcACAGAAgtcgtttctcctcaactctgttttctcctcaACTAGAGTTGCAACAAAATGAAACATCCAATCCACGTCAATTTTATCggtaccttttatcatcttgaatacgtCAATTTGATCTTCTAAATGTAATGGAGTTTTGATCTCAACCATTCAAGCTCTCTTCATACAACATGCCCCTCATCTCTTGGATCAATCTAGTGGACCTCCTCGTGAATACCTCTATttttatctttcctcaaataaaatACTCCAGTGTGGTCTCACTGATGTGTTGTATACAACTATACTATGTGTTGTATACAACTATACAACATAAATCCTGCTTTTGtgttgtatagttgcagcaagactacttgctttatattctattccgtttgcaataaaaaccaatgttccatttgctttctttattatttgCTGGACCAgtatgctagttttctgtgactcatgaacaaggacactcAGATACCTCTGCACTAGAGGATTCCAAAGTCTCTCCTAATTTAGATTATATTTCCCATTCCATTTCTTCGATAACAATGCATGACCGCGCATTTATCCATGTTAATCTCTATCTGCAACATTTGGCCCACTGTCCAAACACCCTTACATCcctttgtaaggttcttatttccttaATGAAATATACAGTcttacctatttttgtatcatccacaaatttggcatTAGAACCATGTATCCCTGTATTTAAGGCGTTAATGTTGATTGTAAATAGCAGGGGTACAAGGACCGATCCCAGTGGCACACCAGTAGTTACATCTTACCACTCAGAAAAGTATATATATCCCAACTCTGTGTACATCAGACGGTCAACTGACCAGGATAACAAATTACCCca
Protein-coding regions in this window:
- the LOC122543728 gene encoding T cell receptor alpha chain MC.7.G5-like; protein product: MGPLSFWIVWFAVLTDLSQADFVTQSISSDLRPEEGTVTLSCTYDTPQTGYVLNWYREHADRDLEFVVSRSTYGNQDKADFTEDRFSVEFQISEKYTSLTITGLQMSDAAVYYCAFRDYTYGHKDTASGAQSEVILSQPETETGIPGQSLKLTCKTNGFDLRSNYMYWYRQSPGNGLQLLVYYYNKDLKYFNPEFEQRVTASKDLANNIFTLEIRPLRISDSATYYSASSTVRQIK